CTGAAGGACAAGCAGGTGCGCTACTAATCGCAGGAACAGGGGCTATTGCCTATGCATTCGATGGGCAACAAATTGCCCGCACTGGTGGTTGGGGCCATCGTGCGGGCGATGAAGGAAGTGGCTATTGGCTTGGGCAGGAAGTCATACGTGCCATTTTTCGGATGGAAGATGGCCGAGGGGAAGCGACGCTATTAAAAGATGCTGTTTATAACTATTTACGTATTCAGGATGTCACCGAGCTCGCAGCATGGTTATTCCGCCCTTCTTATACAAATGCACAATTAGCCAAAATGGGGGCATTTTTGGCCGATGCCGTTGCCAAAAAAGATACATGTGCTATTCAAATATCCACTCAGGCAGCCCATGAATTAGTGCTCCTTGCTTGTGCGGTACTTAAAAAAATCAGTTATCAAGGCCAACCATTTAACTTTTATTGTAATGGGGGTGCTATAAAACATAACCCTCTGATTTTAAAAATATTTTCACAAGAAATGACTTCAATGTATCCGAAAATTAATGTTTCCTTATGTCAACATCAGCCAATATCTTATATTATCAATCGTTCAAAAAGGGCGTATGACAATTTGTAATATCCCACGCCCCCAAGTGTCGACAAAGAGGCTGGGACATAACAACGGCGCAGCAAAAAGGTGTTAGATTGACTACCATCAATCTAACACCTTTCTCTTTTATCCCAGTCTCTTTGTTATATTTTAGCTTTTTAATAGCTTGAACAAAATATGATTGAAGTAAAGAGTGGCATCCTACTGTAAACTGCGTAGCCAGCAACAGTAATGACTGCATTTAAATTATAGTTGCATTTTCTTTAGTTCATTCGTCATGAAATATAAATAACCGTCCTTAATAAATAAATCCTTCGTGTCTTCCTTATTCAGCAGTTGTTCGCCACTTCCATCGGGGCGAATTTTCGTTAAATAAGCACCATGTGAATAATTACTAAAGTATAGCCATCCATCTGCATAAACGATATATTGTGCACGCGTTTTCGTGACACGCTGTGCTTTGCCTGTAGTCATATCAAGCACATATAATCTATTGTCATCAGAAATACTGCTATAGAATAGTTGATTTCCTACCTGTGCAGGAAAATCAATATCTTGATAATAGCTATAAGCGGTACTTGTTGCTTTCGGATAATCGTCTGCTATCCATGTGTGATCGCGTGCCATCGTGCGATCATCCACTAAAAAGTATTGATATCTTATAGCCCCTTTACGATCAGGCACCGGATCATTCCACGTTGTATCAAGATGATACCATTGACCGTCGAGTTTTACTAAATTCCAAGCATGACCTTCTTGACCGACATAACCCACAATATATTTTGTCTCGAAACCAAGTTTTTGCAACATTGAGTGTGCTAATAACGCATAGCCCTGACAAACACCACCATGCTCGGCCAGCACCGTATAGGCACTATGTGGGCTTGACTTTGTTTGCTCAGTATAAGCTGTATTGGCTACTATATAATCATTTACTGCTTTAATCTTTTCTACATCGGTTTTCGCGTTTTTTGCAATCGTAGCAACGATCTCTTGCGCATTCATCTCTACATAAGCCGCTTGCTCCGGTGTCATTAAATAGCTTTGTTCTCCAAAAATCTTAGCAGTTTTTTTACCATATTCAAAGCGTATGGAATGCTTACTAATATGACCATAGACATAATCGTCTCGTTTAATGGCACTATCATAAGCCTCCTCCACAATTTTCTCGATTCGTTGCGTACTTCCTTTATATTGAATTTCAAAGCTAGGCGAAAAACTACTATAGTAGGCGTACATTGCATCCGCCATTTCCTTCGCATTAGTGACAACAAGCTTTGTTTCAGGCTGCTTTACAACTGGAGCAGTGACCGCTAGCTCTTGGTTCTTTACATCTTCAGGGTTGGCTGTTTGAATTGAGGCATCTTCTGAAAATTTGGTGGTAACATCAACAATTTTTTCTTTTGTTGCTAGTAGCATCGTTTCGATGTCATCATTATTTGCCCAAGTTACGACTTGCTTAACTGTCGCTTTACCCGCTGTATAGATTGGTTCCATAAAAACGATAAATATTACTATAATCGCTAGCTTCTTCCACAAAAATCTTCACCTCACACAGTTTCACTACTTTCATTATATACAAAAAAAGCACAAAGAACTCATTTAAGAGTCCTTTTGTGCTTATAAATAATATATGCATTCAACAGGTAATCTAGAAACGTCCTGTTGTTTCGTCCACTGCATACTAGTTCATTTTTTGCTTTTGTTCTTTACAATTAACTTTATACACTAAATAACCGCTACCAATCATTAAATCCGTTACAGATTGTTTCACTACTACATTTGTTTTTAATGTTTTAAGATTTAGTTTTGTTAAGTAGCCGCTATTACTATAATCGCTATAATAAAGATAATCGCCAGCGCCTGTAATGTACAGTGCACGAGTATCAATCACCTTCGTCTTCTTACCACTTACTAAGTCAAGTTTATACAACTTATCATTATCCGCTGTATTGCTGAAGTATAAAGTATTTTGGATTTGGTGTGCAAAATGTACATTTTGCATGAAATTATAGGTAGTACTTGTGGCCGCAGGATAATCTGTAGTAATCCAAGTATGGTCTTTGTTTAGTTGTGCATCGGTTACAAGGAAGTAATCATAGGAAGATGCCCCTATTCGATTTGGTAACGGATCATTCCAAGTTGTATCCAGATGATACCACTTGCCATCAAGCTTCACCATATTCCAGGCATGTGCTTCAGTGCCATTCACATAACCTACTACATATTTTGTTTCAATCCCTGCTTGCTCTAGCATTTTATAAGCTGATAACGCATAGCCCTGACATACAGCTTGTCCTTCGAATAGTAAAGCGTAAGCGCTATGGGGACTTGCTTTCGTTTTTGTACCATAAGTAGTATTTGACACAATATAATCATTAATAGCCTTTACTTTTTGAAACGGTGTCATAGAAGGCTTAATAATCGTCTTTAAAATGCTATCAATCTTCTTTTGTACAGCAGCTTCTTGTGTGGCATTTGTAAAGTATTTTACTTTATAGGTTACATTCCCGACAGAGTCAGCAGACATTGAAATGCTTTGAAGATGACCACTAGCATACGTAGCTTGTTGCTGCGCCTTTTCAAATGCCTCCATAAACTTGTCCATATCCGTCATTGAACCACTATATGTAACTTTAATTTCAGTCGCAAAATTATTAAGTTGCTTTGCTATTTCTTTTGTTAATTGATCAACAGTTGCTATCTTCGTACTAGCCATCGCATTGTATACAATCGGTGCAGGAGTGTTTAATGGTTGAGTCTGTGCACTTTGTGCATTGGCTACAGTTGGGCTTAACATCAACAATGTGGCACTGCTTAATAACCATTTTTTCAAGATAGATTCACCTTCTCTTATATAATATCTTTATATTAATTATAAAAGAAAATGCAACTTTAAATCTATCATACAAGTTCACTACATACGACTTTTTTCTACAATATTTCATTCCAATAATTAGGTTTTTACACCTACCTTTACTATAAATCTACTAAATTAAAGTAATTTTTTGCAAAATTCATCAATTCACTTCTTTTAGACTACTAAGACCTGTAAGACGACACAAGCCCCGCTACATCGACTTTTATTGAATAACGAATTCATCGAGCCTTCAGGAGGCTTACCGTTGTCCAATGAAAAGTGAAGAAGCAGAGCTTGTCGATTTAACAATAATCCATTTTAATTTTATGCTTTTTATATTAGCCTTAACAATCAACGGCTTTTAACAACTAAATTAACCGCTTCTTGAATCAATTCATTCATTTTCTCGCCGTCACCTTCCGCATTTTGGACACATTCCAACAGATTCGTACTCACAATGACACCTACTGTACGATCTACTGCTGAACGCACTGCTGATAATTGCGTAATAACAGCCTTACAATCCTTTTCTTCTTCCATCATTTTTAAAATACCGCGTAGCTGACCTTCCATGCGCTTTACACGATTTTTTACTTGATCTGAATATTCCACATTCATTACCCCTTCTTTTTATACTCGCGACGTCCAGTTGAGTAATTATTATTCTTATCCTAGCACAAAATATAAGAAATAAACCTGCCACATCATTCTTGCTAAGGTTTTAAATATTTTATAAGCATTTTAGTCATTACAGTACCTGCATTTGTTAGTTCATCGTATTGCATAATTGAATTCTTTTTTATGCGTA
This genomic interval from Lysinibacillus sphaericus contains the following:
- a CDS encoding N-acetylglucosamine kinase, producing MNKWLLIIDGGATKTACAIVHAESGEIQYTTTMGGSNYQAIGIESATEILRALLSKARVFLQEQAISKIAVATFAMAGIDSPKDHQNVTAMVHEAITAEQLDIHTLIVENDAQATLLGVTEGQAGALLIAGTGAIAYAFDGQQIARTGGWGHRAGDEGSGYWLGQEVIRAIFRMEDGRGEATLLKDAVYNYLRIQDVTELAAWLFRPSYTNAQLAKMGAFLADAVAKKDTCAIQISTQAAHELVLLACAVLKKISYQGQPFNFYCNGGAIKHNPLILKIFSQEMTSMYPKINVSLCQHQPISYIINRSKRAYDNL
- a CDS encoding transglutaminase domain-containing protein — protein: MWKKLAIIVIFIVFMEPIYTAGKATVKQVVTWANNDDIETMLLATKEKIVDVTTKFSEDASIQTANPEDVKNQELAVTAPVVKQPETKLVVTNAKEMADAMYAYYSSFSPSFEIQYKGSTQRIEKIVEEAYDSAIKRDDYVYGHISKHSIRFEYGKKTAKIFGEQSYLMTPEQAAYVEMNAQEIVATIAKNAKTDVEKIKAVNDYIVANTAYTEQTKSSPHSAYTVLAEHGGVCQGYALLAHSMLQKLGFETKYIVGYVGQEGHAWNLVKLDGQWYHLDTTWNDPVPDRKGAIRYQYFLVDDRTMARDHTWIADDYPKATSTAYSYYQDIDFPAQVGNQLFYSSISDDNRLYVLDMTTGKAQRVTKTRAQYIVYADGWLYFSNYSHGAYLTKIRPDGSGEQLLNKEDTKDLFIKDGYLYFMTNELKKMQL
- a CDS encoding transglutaminase domain-containing protein, translating into MKKWLLSSATLLMLSPTVANAQSAQTQPLNTPAPIVYNAMASTKIATVDQLTKEIAKQLNNFATEIKVTYSGSMTDMDKFMEAFEKAQQQATYASGHLQSISMSADSVGNVTYKVKYFTNATQEAAVQKKIDSILKTIIKPSMTPFQKVKAINDYIVSNTTYGTKTKASPHSAYALLFEGQAVCQGYALSAYKMLEQAGIETKYVVGYVNGTEAHAWNMVKLDGKWYHLDTTWNDPLPNRIGASSYDYFLVTDAQLNKDHTWITTDYPAATSTTYNFMQNVHFAHQIQNTLYFSNTADNDKLYKLDLVSGKKTKVIDTRALYITGAGDYLYYSDYSNSGYLTKLNLKTLKTNVVVKQSVTDLMIGSGYLVYKVNCKEQKQKMN
- a CDS encoding metal-sensitive transcriptional regulator, which translates into the protein MEYSDQVKNRVKRMEGQLRGILKMMEEEKDCKAVITQLSAVRSAVDRTVGVIVSTNLLECVQNAEGDGEKMNELIQEAVNLVVKSR